In Dyadobacter sp. CECT 9275, the following proteins share a genomic window:
- a CDS encoding tetratricopeptide repeat protein, translating to MNLFFLLGYYNSIGVSATRSSVISLGPWFAKLFAVGLLGLVGWLAYFQYRNYQARVVLRQGVILESQYKSVEAIAKYESVYPVFRHDGDYLFKYAYILAQQKRYAHSNRLLSQAKDITGSYNAYTLLGENQYKMKQYGEAEKNLLYSCNLIPSKFYCKHLLLKVYMDSGQYKKAKILHNEILKMPVKVPSLAVNEMISDTRLIGKQLQSL from the coding sequence ATGAATTTATTTTTTCTTTTGGGTTATTATAATTCTATTGGTGTAAGTGCGACGAGGTCTAGTGTGATCAGTCTCGGGCCCTGGTTTGCCAAACTGTTCGCTGTTGGATTACTGGGCCTTGTCGGCTGGCTGGCGTATTTTCAATATAGGAATTACCAGGCGCGGGTTGTCCTTAGGCAGGGTGTTATACTTGAGTCTCAATACAAATCAGTGGAGGCAATTGCCAAATATGAAAGTGTTTATCCTGTGTTTAGGCACGATGGGGATTATCTTTTTAAGTACGCTTACATTCTTGCCCAGCAGAAGAGATATGCCCATAGCAATAGGTTACTAAGCCAGGCAAAGGATATCACCGGATCTTACAATGCGTATACACTATTAGGTGAGAACCAGTATAAAATGAAACAATATGGGGAGGCGGAGAAGAATTTATTGTATTCGTGCAACCTGATACCGTCCAAATTCTATTGCAAACATCTGCTACTAAAAGTGTACATGGACTCGGGCCAATACAAAAAAGCAAAGATCCTGCACAATGAAATATTGAAAATGCCGGTAAAGGTGCCGTCTCTTGCGGTCAATGAAATGATCAGTGATACCCGGTTGATTGGTAAACAGTTACAGTCATTATGA
- a CDS encoding stage II sporulation protein M: MRASYWRLVLLSALMWLLPFGLRVVFTTELAIETKNMSKAQTSADPFKKTSFYLSKGDQYGAFLSIWKNNATVGIYNVLGGILLGIGTILNLIMNGYVTADILASIYSAGGLTIGQLSKLTLPHSIELLGIWMCSGIGLTIARFIFRYIKREIFPEVRELKSLLFYFIFGQVTVLVAAWLEIYVSLKL; this comes from the coding sequence ATGAGAGCGAGCTATTGGAGATTGGTATTGTTGTCAGCGTTGATGTGGCTACTTCCTTTCGGTTTAAGGGTGGTGTTTACAACAGAGCTTGCAATAGAAACAAAAAACATGAGTAAGGCTCAAACCAGTGCAGATCCTTTTAAAAAAACGAGCTTTTATCTTTCAAAAGGGGACCAGTATGGAGCTTTTTTGTCGATTTGGAAAAATAATGCAACGGTCGGCATTTACAATGTATTGGGTGGGATTTTATTGGGTATCGGGACAATACTGAATCTGATCATGAATGGTTACGTCACTGCTGATATTCTTGCTTCCATTTATTCTGCCGGGGGGTTAACTATTGGGCAACTATCAAAATTGACTTTACCGCATAGTATTGAGTTGTTGGGTATCTGGATGTGCAGTGGTATAGGATTAACAATTGCGCGGTTCATTTTTCGATATATTAAAAGAGAAATTTTTCCGGAAGTCAGAGAGTTGAAAAGTCTTTTATTCTACTTCATTTTTGGCCAGGTAACCGTATTGGTTGCGGCATGGTTGGAAATATATGTTTCTCTTAAGTTATAG
- a CDS encoding ABC transporter permease yields the protein MIDNLLENKLRSILCGVGISWGILIVTLLLGVGKGFEEGVKRLFEGFAKNTMYVSSGSTSISGAGSAIGRKVSFGRDDLLFLRESIPSIIHISPEVARLGIARKGVNSGSFTIKGVSEAYFNIRSVHLSNGRLINRMDLLKGRKVAVIGSSVSKVLFKQDKSIIGSYIEIDSENYKIVGIIRNSLLSALESGLIYVPFLSFQRQFNSTKNIDTIVLSHSDSNNSSEVEDWIRSIMAYRYKFNSKDDKALIFNNLTEQTKAVNGFFSGLKKFLLFIGISTLVSGIIRVTNMMFISAKERTKEIGLRKAVGAKRSSIIFMFFKESVVLTIFFGLAGMLLGMGFLKLIGYFSSSIVDNEIFDKPVLDLPVVIVSISLLVISGIVSAVFPAYYAASLSPIEALRAE from the coding sequence ATGATTGATAACCTGCTTGAAAATAAGCTCCGGAGCATACTATGTGGGGTAGGGATATCCTGGGGTATTCTGATAGTCACCCTGTTGCTTGGTGTGGGGAAGGGGTTTGAAGAGGGTGTTAAAAGGCTTTTTGAGGGCTTTGCCAAAAATACCATGTATGTGTCGTCTGGAAGTACATCGATTTCGGGTGCTGGGTCAGCTATTGGTAGAAAAGTTTCTTTTGGGAGGGATGATCTGCTCTTTCTTCGTGAGTCTATACCATCCATTATTCATATTTCCCCCGAGGTAGCCAGGTTAGGGATTGCAAGGAAAGGTGTAAATAGTGGTTCATTTACGATTAAAGGAGTTTCGGAGGCATATTTCAACATCAGATCTGTTCATCTTTCGAACGGGAGATTGATCAACAGGATGGATTTGCTGAAAGGAAGAAAAGTGGCAGTGATCGGTTCCAGCGTATCGAAAGTTCTTTTTAAACAAGACAAGAGTATCATTGGCAGTTATATTGAAATTGATAGCGAGAATTATAAAATAGTGGGAATAATCAGGAATAGTTTGCTTTCTGCCTTGGAATCAGGCCTCATTTATGTTCCATTTTTAAGTTTCCAGAGGCAATTCAATTCTACAAAAAATATAGACACCATCGTTTTGAGTCATAGTGATTCAAATAATTCCAGCGAGGTAGAAGATTGGATACGTTCAATTATGGCATACCGATATAAGTTCAATAGTAAGGATGATAAGGCATTAATATTCAATAACCTGACAGAGCAAACCAAGGCAGTGAATGGCTTTTTCTCAGGCTTGAAGAAATTTCTTCTTTTCATAGGTATCAGTACACTGGTAAGCGGTATAATCCGGGTGACTAATATGATGTTCATATCTGCTAAAGAGCGTACGAAGGAAATCGGATTAAGGAAAGCAGTTGGTGCAAAACGAAGCAGTATCATTTTTATGTTTTTTAAAGAATCGGTTGTCCTGACTATTTTCTTTGGCTTAGCGGGTATGCTTTTGGGAATGGGATTCCTCAAACTAATCGGTTACTTCTCCTCGTCAATTGTCGACAACGAAATTTTTGATAAACCGGTACTAGACCTACCAGTCGTGATTGTTTCGATTTCATTGCTTGTGATATCGGGAATCGTGTCAGCAGTTTTTCCAGCTTATTACGCTGCATCTCTTAGCCCCATTGAAGCCCTGAGAGCGGAATGA
- a CDS encoding transglutaminase-like domain-containing protein — protein sequence MTEAKTGDCWAMTNTITYPLRALGIPAAIDFITNWGNANGGGHAWNALVLNNGKDIPFLGFEASPPDYSPFRIYKSTKRYPPKIFRKTFSTNTAALSNLVSATDAIPSSLNFDRFVDVTHHYLPTKNIKVTLKSKVCPELAYLSVFSNGFWQPVYWAKGNSGSYIYDRMATGLLYMPIMFGNSKINGALDYPFAVLEQGITRFKPEKDRLQDIMITNTQSLELDALALFGLDISSETFYHRMEAVMSDENRSKPINGKIYKLFYWDYGWVLAGEKKNIT from the coding sequence TTGACGGAGGCCAAAACAGGTGATTGCTGGGCAATGACCAATACGATTACTTACCCTTTACGTGCATTAGGCATTCCAGCAGCAATAGATTTTATCACTAATTGGGGGAATGCAAACGGGGGTGGTCATGCATGGAACGCCTTGGTGCTAAATAATGGTAAGGATATTCCGTTTCTTGGTTTTGAGGCCTCCCCACCTGATTATAGCCCTTTCAGGATATATAAGTCAACAAAGCGGTATCCTCCCAAAATCTTCAGAAAGACATTTTCAACGAACACAGCGGCATTATCTAACCTGGTTAGCGCGACTGATGCCATACCTTCTAGTCTAAATTTTGACAGATTCGTTGATGTCACGCATCATTACCTGCCTACCAAGAATATCAAAGTCACTTTGAAGAGTAAAGTTTGCCCTGAGCTAGCCTACCTTTCTGTTTTTTCAAATGGTTTCTGGCAACCTGTTTACTGGGCAAAGGGAAATTCAGGCTCATATATATATGACAGAATGGCTACAGGACTGTTATATATGCCTATCATGTTCGGCAATTCGAAGATCAATGGGGCTCTGGATTATCCATTTGCTGTACTTGAACAAGGAATAACTCGGTTTAAACCTGAAAAAGATAGATTACAAGATATTATGATTACCAATACGCAATCGTTGGAACTCGATGCCTTAGCTTTATTCGGTTTGGATATATCTAGTGAAACTTTTTATCACCGGATGGAAGCAGTGATGTCAGATGAAAACAGGAGTAAACCCATCAATGGTAAAATATATAAACTGTTTTATTGGGACTATGGGTGGGTTTTGGCAGGAGAAAAGAAAAATATTACGTAA
- a CDS encoding O-antigen ligase family protein translates to MYFPSIEIVISTVNLGVLAGILSLVLFRRDYRVIIERKVVVLAVFSCFSFLSGFFTSSNLHFFRVVTIFHATAVFFVISQTVKLKWITVLLLMLLPCIVELSLGYLQFFNVILNSNRFFQIGGSMGNPAPFASYIATCIPFAFYASLKTEGENRLLGYVGLTVLMLSLALLPYTQSRSAIVATTIGMLFMLDQKYRWYCQVRKYLKSKGLLTMVMIVSPLVLGKLLHWLYLVKLDSAQGRFLVWKGAFSLIRDNFWKGVGLAISRGAMQHIKPIISVLGRVHPVRNSWRIMSQLPTTTFWNSQQKQA, encoded by the coding sequence TTTCCACTGTTAATTTGGGTGTGTTAGCTGGTATTCTTAGCTTGGTTTTATTTAGGAGAGACTACAGGGTAATTATTGAGAGAAAAGTTGTTGTTCTGGCAGTTTTCTCTTGCTTTTCATTTTTATCAGGTTTCTTCACGTCGAGTAACTTACATTTTTTTAGAGTAGTTACTATTTTTCATGCGACTGCTGTCTTTTTCGTGATTAGTCAGACTGTCAAGTTAAAATGGATTACTGTTCTTTTACTTATGTTGTTGCCTTGCATAGTCGAGCTTTCGCTAGGTTATCTGCAATTTTTCAATGTAATATTAAATTCAAATAGGTTTTTTCAAATAGGTGGTTCAATGGGTAATCCAGCACCTTTTGCCAGTTACATTGCCACATGTATTCCTTTTGCCTTTTATGCGAGCTTGAAAACTGAGGGAGAAAACAGGCTACTGGGTTACGTGGGATTAACGGTACTGATGCTTTCTTTGGCCCTTCTTCCATATACGCAATCCAGGAGCGCAATTGTGGCGACAACGATTGGGATGCTGTTTATGCTGGATCAGAAATATCGATGGTATTGTCAAGTCAGAAAGTATCTAAAAAGTAAAGGTTTGCTGACTATGGTGATGATTGTCTCCCCCCTTGTGCTTGGCAAATTGTTGCACTGGTTGTATTTGGTAAAACTGGATTCGGCTCAGGGAAGGTTTCTTGTATGGAAGGGTGCGTTTTCGTTAATCAGAGACAACTTTTGGAAAGGTGTGGGTTTGGCAATTTCCCGAGGAGCTATGCAGCATATCAAGCCAATTATTTCGGTTCTGGGAAGGGTACACCCCGTGAGAAATTCCTGGCGGATTATGTCACAACTGCCTACAACGACATTTTGGAACTCACAGCAGAAACAGGCATAG